One segment of Anatilimnocola aggregata DNA contains the following:
- a CDS encoding four helix bundle protein, whose translation MTKSAEAMKLRTKEFALRVIKMVRSLPKDFAAQTIGKQVLRSATSVGANYRAASRGRSAAEFRAKIGIVLEECDETAYWIELVRDSGILPPTRLVPLLQEASEITAMMVASLNTSKRNNP comes from the coding sequence ATGACCAAGAGTGCCGAGGCGATGAAGTTGCGAACTAAGGAGTTCGCCTTGAGAGTGATCAAGATGGTCCGTAGTTTGCCAAAAGACTTTGCTGCTCAAACGATTGGCAAGCAAGTTTTGCGGTCGGCTACCTCCGTAGGTGCTAACTACCGCGCCGCGAGTCGGGGGCGGTCAGCAGCTGAATTTCGAGCCAAGATCGGAATCGTTCTCGAAGAGTGCGATGAGACCGCTTACTGGATCGAACTCGTACGCGACTCGGGTATTTTGCCGCCAACACGCCTTGTCCCTTTACTTCAAGAAGCGAGTGAGATCACAGCGATGATGGTTGCCTCATTAAACACGTCCAAAAGAAACAATCCCTAG
- the cysD gene encoding sulfate adenylyltransferase subunit CysD: protein MTGYSLTHLKQLEAESIHIIREVAAEFENPVMLYSIGKDSACMVRLAQKAFYPAKPPFPLMHVDTTWKFKDMYDLRDNYVAKELGLKLIVHVNEDGVRQGINPITHGSKKHTDVMKTEGLKQALNKYRFDAAFGGARRDEEKSRAKERVFSFRDEFHRWDPKNQRPELWSLYNTKVNKGESIRVFPISNWTELDVWQYIHLENIPIVPLYFAKERPIVYRDGTMIMVDDHRLPLKPGEQPEMRRVRFRTLGCYPLSGAVDSNATTLPEIIQEMLLTTFSERQGRLIDSDEAGSMEKKKKEGYF from the coding sequence ATGACCGGATATTCGCTGACTCACCTGAAACAGCTTGAAGCTGAGAGCATCCACATCATTCGCGAAGTGGCCGCCGAGTTTGAAAACCCGGTGATGCTTTACTCGATTGGCAAAGACTCGGCGTGCATGGTCCGCCTGGCCCAAAAGGCGTTCTACCCTGCCAAGCCGCCGTTTCCGCTGATGCACGTCGATACGACGTGGAAATTCAAGGATATGTACGACCTGCGCGACAACTACGTCGCCAAGGAACTGGGGCTCAAGCTGATCGTACACGTGAACGAAGATGGTGTTCGACAAGGGATCAACCCCATCACGCACGGCAGCAAGAAACACACCGACGTGATGAAGACCGAAGGGCTCAAGCAAGCCCTCAACAAGTATCGCTTCGACGCCGCCTTCGGCGGCGCCCGCCGCGACGAAGAAAAGTCCCGCGCGAAAGAACGGGTCTTCTCATTCCGCGACGAGTTCCATCGCTGGGACCCAAAGAATCAGCGGCCGGAACTTTGGAGCTTGTACAACACCAAGGTCAACAAAGGCGAATCGATTCGCGTCTTCCCAATCTCGAACTGGACCGAACTCGACGTGTGGCAATATATCCACCTCGAGAACATCCCGATTGTCCCGCTCTACTTCGCGAAAGAACGCCCGATCGTCTATCGCGATGGCACGATGATCATGGTCGACGACCACCGCTTGCCCCTCAAGCCCGGCGAGCAACCCGAGATGCGCCGCGTCCGCTTCCGCACACTCGGCTGCTATCCGCTCAGCGGCGCCGTCGATAGCAACGCCACCACGCTCCCCGAAATCATTCAGGAAATGCTCCTCACCACCTTCAGCGAACGCCAAGGCCGCCTGATCGACAGCGACGAAGCAGGGTCGATGGAGAAGAAGAAGAAAGAGGGTTATTTCTAG
- the cysN gene encoding sulfate adenylyltransferase subunit CysN encodes MSHQSSLIASDINEYLSQHERKEILRFITCGSVDDGKSTLIGRLFYEAKMIYEDQLSAITKDSARYGTTGGEPDLALFTDGLQEEREQGITIDVAYRYFSTDKRKFIIADTPGHKQYTRNMATGASTADLAIILIDARHGVLEQTKRHSFIVSLLGIKHIIVAVNKMDIVDYKQEVFEQIKADYISFASRLDLPDVHFMPISALKGENVVAPSQYMTWYQGPALMPLLETLYIGSDRNLEDFRLPVQLVLRPNLDFRGFSGTIASGILRKGDEIMTLPSRKTSRVKSIVTFDGELEEAFAPQSITVTLEDEIDSSRGDMLVRPGNVPRVDNKFEAMMVWMAEEAMLPGKQYLFKQTSRVAPGMVTTLRYRVDVNTMHRQDAPTLALNEIGRCQITLTQPICFDAYKRNRGTGSFIVIDRLTNATVAAGMILDRATGDGPKDHWDDEPASAHLHGETSKVSVEERSNRFGQKPATVLLTGLTGAGKTTIAYALERRLFQDGRSVVVLDGQNMRRGISKDLGFTASERSENLRRSSEVAKLFNDAGLIVLGAFVAPEEAVRQKVAEAIGQERFLIVHLDAAVEVCRSRDTEGHYALAEKGELTEFPGVSATYEAPAKPDLKLSTDKLNAEQCVDKILELLQSRGYV; translated from the coding sequence ATGAGTCATCAATCCTCCCTCATCGCTTCCGACATCAACGAATACCTCTCGCAGCACGAGCGCAAGGAGATTCTGCGCTTCATCACGTGCGGATCGGTCGATGACGGCAAGAGCACGCTGATTGGGCGGTTGTTCTACGAAGCCAAGATGATCTACGAGGATCAACTCTCCGCGATTACGAAGGACTCGGCGCGGTACGGCACGACCGGCGGCGAGCCTGACTTGGCGCTCTTTACGGATGGTCTGCAGGAAGAACGCGAGCAGGGCATTACGATCGACGTGGCTTATCGGTATTTCTCGACCGACAAGCGAAAGTTCATTATCGCCGATACCCCGGGGCACAAGCAGTACACCCGCAATATGGCCACCGGTGCCTCGACGGCGGACCTGGCGATCATTCTCATCGATGCGCGGCACGGCGTGCTCGAGCAGACCAAGCGGCATTCGTTCATCGTTTCGCTGCTCGGCATCAAGCACATCATTGTCGCCGTCAACAAGATGGACATTGTCGACTACAAGCAGGAAGTCTTCGAGCAAATCAAAGCCGACTACATTTCCTTCGCCTCGCGGCTCGACTTGCCCGACGTCCACTTCATGCCCATCTCGGCACTCAAGGGCGAAAACGTCGTCGCCCCCAGCCAGTACATGACCTGGTATCAAGGCCCAGCCCTGATGCCGCTGCTCGAAACGCTCTACATCGGCTCCGATCGCAACCTGGAAGATTTCCGCCTGCCGGTGCAACTCGTACTGCGGCCGAATCTCGATTTTCGTGGCTTCAGCGGGACGATTGCCTCGGGCATCCTCCGCAAGGGTGACGAAATCATGACGCTCCCTTCGCGCAAGACCAGCCGCGTGAAGAGCATCGTCACCTTCGATGGCGAACTGGAAGAAGCGTTCGCTCCGCAGTCGATCACCGTCACGCTGGAAGATGAAATCGACAGCAGCCGCGGCGACATGCTCGTCCGCCCCGGCAATGTGCCGCGCGTCGACAACAAGTTCGAAGCCATGATGGTCTGGATGGCCGAAGAAGCGATGTTGCCCGGCAAGCAGTACCTCTTTAAGCAGACCTCGCGCGTCGCCCCCGGCATGGTCACCACGCTGCGGTATCGCGTTGATGTGAACACGATGCACCGGCAAGATGCGCCGACCCTGGCGCTCAACGAAATTGGCCGCTGCCAAATCACGCTCACACAGCCGATCTGCTTTGATGCCTACAAGCGAAATCGCGGCACCGGTTCGTTCATCGTCATCGATCGCTTGACGAATGCGACTGTCGCGGCCGGGATGATTCTCGATCGCGCGACCGGCGATGGCCCGAAAGATCACTGGGACGACGAACCAGCATCCGCTCACTTGCACGGCGAGACCAGCAAGGTCAGCGTAGAAGAACGCTCGAACCGCTTTGGGCAAAAACCAGCAACGGTATTGCTCACCGGTCTTACCGGCGCGGGCAAAACGACCATCGCTTACGCCCTCGAACGCCGTCTTTTTCAGGATGGCCGCTCGGTCGTGGTGCTCGATGGCCAGAACATGCGCCGCGGCATCAGCAAGGATCTCGGCTTCACCGCCAGCGAGCGGAGCGAGAACCTGCGTCGCAGCAGCGAAGTCGCCAAGCTCTTCAACGACGCCGGGCTCATCGTGCTCGGCGCGTTTGTCGCCCCCGAAGAGGCCGTGCGTCAAAAGGTCGCCGAAGCCATCGGCCAAGAGCGGTTCCTGATCGTCCACCTCGACGCCGCCGTCGAAGTCTGCCGCAGCCGCGACACCGAAGGTCACTATGCTCTCGCCGAGAAGGGCGAGCTCACCGAGTTCCCGGGCGTCTCGGCCACCTACGAAGCACCCGCCAAGCCCGACCTCAAGCTCAGCACCGACAAGCTCAACGCCGAACAGTGCGTCGACAAGATCCTCGAACTGCTACAGTCCCGCGGGTATGTGTAG